The Hordeum vulgare subsp. vulgare chromosome 4H, MorexV3_pseudomolecules_assembly, whole genome shotgun sequence genomic interval TTGACCATGAAAGATCCCCCATCCCGCCCCTCCCCACCACCATTGACAGCAAAAGTCGAGACGACCCATCCACTTACCAACAAGGCCTACCCAGCGAGAGATCCCTTCAAGTATCCCAACGAACGACTTGGTCAAAATTGAACACCAAATCAAAATGAGCGAACTCAATCGAGTGTGAGCCCTTCCACCCGAGGGGCTTAATGATTTAAAAGATACGTAAACCTTGTGAGCGGAAGTTTGctctcggcctccatggaggcctttaaaaaaagttcaaaattcaatttttttggtttaaaaaatctgaaaaaattgtGCAAGTAAACAAGGATGTTACgtgtatgtgtgtaaaatttctAAATGAAAAACGTTAAAATGCGACCTGTATAAAAAAACAAATTTATGACTTGGAAGGATggatagtatcatgtgttaaaaagcttcAGATTTGTTTTTTTACATAACCCTCATTTCATGTATTTTGTTCTAAAAATTTATGCACATGTCTACTATGCCTCTGTTTATATCCatgtttttttagaattttttgaaacataAGTTTTTAAATTTAGcaaaattcatttttttcaaaGCTGAGCTCCATGGAGCTCGGGCTCCAAAGACAATATTCggtaaacctttttcttttctgttatgTACTCCTTCTGTTCTAAATAAttgtcttaactttatactagctttatataaaattatactaagtctgagacacttattttaaaacggaACGTATTTCTAACCTTTTTGCAATTGTATCCGAGCTCTTTTACTTTACACCACCAACCCCTTTTTTTCCACTTAAAAATTAAACCTTTCCACGTCTCGCACAAAAGCCCTTGCTTTACTCCACCGTCCGCCTCCGCTCCCATCTATTCTCCCCCCTCCCCTGAAACCCCAGCTTTGCATGGGCAGGCGCTTCCcagccgccgccctagccgctgcTGTCCGACCCTTCGCCCGCTCCTCCCCCGCCGCTAGCAAGGCAGCGAAGCCCACGACCGCTCCGCTGGATACTCCCAGGAACGCCggttccggcgccgccgccggGGCTAGCTCTGGACGGGCCGAGGTGCGGGATGTGGCGGCGGCATGCGGGATGCAGGAGGACGACCGGGTGCCGCTCGCGGAGGTGGTTTTGGACTGCACGAAGCGGTGGTTCCAGGACACGCTCAAGGAGGCGCGCGCCGGAGACGCCGCCATGCAGGTCCTCGTCGGCCAGATGTACCGCAGCGGCTACGGCGTCAACAAGAACGAGCACAAGGTGACCCCTTCCTTTGCTTTCGCTCTGGATTTTTGTGGAATCTGGAGTAAAAGGAGCCGCCTTTACTAGCGACTTCGATCTGGACACCTGGCCTTGGAATATGAAAGTTCATGATTCTTGAGAGAAACCTAGATTTGCATGTTCTGCGTCAAAAATCTTATGGTAGTGTCAGAACTTCTTTAGTGAACTTGTACATAATTAGGTGTGCCTTGAGCCCTTGAGCATATTTGCCTTCTTGCTATGCTAGTTTCCTTCACAATTCTTGTCAATGGAGAACATGGTATAACTGAACTTGCACGGTGGCACAATTATGTACTCCCTCATATAGtgatctaaaaggtcttatattagtttacagaggaagtACTTATCTATATAGTTGTATGAAATTGGATCCGTGCAAATAGATCTGTAACCTGTTTGATCGCATCGAGCATGTAAATTGATTAATAGCTAAATGTGGTCGATGGTGTAGTCGGAGTCGCCCTTGGGTAGGTGTGATGGCGATGACACCTGGTTGCAGCCTCAACGGTGTTCTCTCCTCGGCGACGCGTGTGCGTTCTTATGCGGGTTGCCAGGTCGCCCCGTGTGTCCTGTGTGAACGTGTTGTAACGGTTTTCGTCCGGTTGTCCGTTAATCAACCGGGCAGTTCTCTTCTTCTTTATTAATGAGATGAGGCAAAGCTTTtgcctccgtttcaaaaaaataaataaaaaataatagcTAAATGAATGGACACAAACATGATGCTGCGGATAATCACAAGGTTATAAAATTTGGTAACAAGTATTCCCTACACCTTGTAAAGGGCAGTGAAGTCCATGCCACAAACATTAGCTTAGACATATGTATGACTGCCAAATTTTTCTTACAACTTTAGCCTGATCGTTACCGCACATAGTACACTTGCAATTCAGTTGGTAGAGCATGAGCTTTTCTGAAAATGCATTAGTTACTGAAAAGCCAGTTATTTAGCGTCCTTGCAGAAGTTTCAGTTTACTATTTCTATTGAATTTCATGTCTTCTCTCTATGTTGTATTGCTGCAAATATTTGGTTGACTAACTAAGAAAATTTTCATTGTATAGTCTAGAATTTGGATGGAGAAAGCATCAAGATATCGGTCTACAGTCTGGAAAGTTTGCAATAAACGCCCAGGTTAGCCGTCCTTGGCTAATTTCAAGCGTCCTTCCATATCTTCAACTTGCTCATGTAAAAGGTGTATgtgcttcttttgtttgttggtaaCATGTTGTTTTGTTTTAGGATACAATGCCAGTGATTCCGATTCAGATGATGTTAAGGAAACAGCCAAATAATGGATATTTCCGAGTTATGGGATTGTTGGCAGGGTAAGTTTCATGTCCAGAACTACCTTTTTTATGGCAGCGTTGTGGTTGAGTTAATGGAAAAAGAATCCTTGTTTACCATTTCATCATTATATGAATATCTATACTTTTAGCAGTCTCACATATTAGGTTGTACAATTTAGAAGGTAGAATTTTAGGAGTGATcaattgcccccccccccccccccccccacacacacacacagacagaCAGAAACCATGTTTATGGTGTCAATAACAACAACTATAGTCCCAAACAAAGTTGGGGTAGGGCTAGAGCTGAAAACCATAAGATCTCaaaaccaactcatggttctggcatgtggatagctaacttacacgcacccctgtccatggataGCTCTTTGGTGATATTCTAGTCCCtcagatctctctttacggactccttccatgtcaagtttggtctaccctgacctctcttgacattatcagcaCACTTTAACCATCTGCTATGCACTGGAGCTTCTCTTG includes:
- the LOC123448869 gene encoding uncharacterized protein LOC123448869 isoform X1 — translated: MGRRFPAAALAAAVRPFARSSPAASKAAKPTTAPLDTPRNAGSGAAAGASSGRAEVRDVAAACGMQEDDRVPLAEVVLDCTKRWFQDTLKEARAGDAAMQVLVGQMYRSGYGVNKNEHKSRIWMEKASRYRSTVWKVCNKRPGYNASDSDSDDVKETAK
- the LOC123448869 gene encoding uncharacterized protein LOC123448869 isoform X2, with product MGRRFPAAALAAAVRPFARSSPAASKAAKPTTAPLDTPRNAGSGAAAGASSGRAEVRDVAAACGMQEDDRVPLAEVVLDCTKRWFQDTLKEARAGDAAMQVLVGQMYRSGYGVNKNEHKNLDGESIKISVYSLESLQ